In one window of Uranotaenia lowii strain MFRU-FL unplaced genomic scaffold, ASM2978415v1 HiC_scaffold_76, whole genome shotgun sequence DNA:
- the LOC129760778 gene encoding fatty acid hydroxylase domain-containing protein 2-like has translation MEVCLENFTAADFQPPIEGRHFIQDCWNALLDSIGDDPEFLYVWALPLWTNAFYWMFGSLFLIVDLTGKPNFLRKYKTQPGKNEPLDKAEMVRVFLWILFNQFVVQLPIAYIGYQLADKTNAPNMRILPSGWVVLRDICIGTFFVEVGVYYVHRCMHKKPFYRLFHRMHHEETAPYALYSLYCHPLEHLLNNIIPSSLGIILMKSHPATAAIHYPLMLIETMRDHCGYHLPFFFSPERHDYHHAKYTDCYGPFGIMDWLHGTEGSFRKTKQFQRDRILLTTRSAREIFPDHKNQ, from the exons ATGGAGGTCTGTCTGGAGAATTTTACAGCCGCTGATTTCCAACCGCCCATTGAAGGTCGCCACTTCATCCAGGATTGTTGGAACGCCCTACTAGAT TCCATAGGTGACGACCCGGAGTTTCTCTACGTTTGGGCCCTCCCACTTTGGACCAATGCCTTCTACTGGATGTTTGGATCTTTATTTTTGATAGTCGACCTTACTGGAAAGCCAAACTTTTTGCGAAAGTACAAAACCCAACCTGGAAAAAATGAACCTCTGGACAAAGCTGAAATGGTCAGAGTGTTTCTGTGGATTCTGTTCAATCAGTTCGTCGTACAGCTTCCGATAGCTTATATCGGCTACCAGTTGGCTGATAAGACCAATGCACCGAATATGAGAATCCTCCCTAGCGGGTGGGTTGTTCTTCGGGATATTTGTATCGGAACTTTCTTCGTTGAAGTCGGTGTCTATTACGTGCATCGGTGCATGCACAAGAAGCCATTCTATCGGTTGTTTCACAGAATGCATCACGAGGAAACGGCTCCGTACGCGCTCTACTCACTGTATTGCCATCCGCTGGAGCACCTGTTGAACAACATTATTCCCTCCAGTCTGGGGATCATCCTGATGAAAAGCCATCCGGCCACCGCAGCCATTCACTACCCGCTGATGCTGATCGAAACGATGCGAGATCACTGCGGATACCATCTGCCGTTCTTCTTTAGCCCGGAACGACACGATTATCATCATGCCAA ATACACCGACTGTTATGGACCCTTCGGTATCATGGATTGGCTGCACGGTACTGAGGGAAGCTTCCGTAAAACGAAACAGTTTCAGCGGGACCGAATTCTGCTGACAACGAGGTCGGCACGGGAAATTTTTCCGGATCATAAGAATCAATAA